One Skermanella pratensis genomic window, CTGACCCTGCGGACGGAGGCGCTGCCCGAGAGCGGCGGGTTCAATTCCGGCTACTACTCGAACCCGGAGGTCGACCGGCTGCTTCTGGAGGCGCGCCGATCGACCGACCGGAACGGGCGGGCCGAACTCTACAAGCGGATCCAGCGGATCGTCCGGGAAGACGCCCCCTGGGCCTTCGTCGCGAACTGGAAGCAGAACGCGGTCACGACGGACCGCGTCAAGGGGTTCGAACTCCAGCCCTCGTTCCTGCTGAACCTCGCCCATGTCTCCAAGTCGGGCGGATAGGGGCAGAGCCGATGCTGTCATACGCGCTGCGCCGGCTGGCGATGATCGTCCCGGTGCTGTTCGGGATTTCGGTGATCGTGTTCCTGATCATGGCGCTGATCCCCGGCGATCCGGCGCTCGCCATCCTCGGCAGCTTCGCCACGCCGGAGAACGTCGCCGGTCTCCGCCGGGATCTGGGGCTCGACCGATCCCTGGTGGAACAGTACGGGATCTGGCTGGGCAACCTGCTGCGCGGCGATTTCGGCCGGTCCTACAGCCTCAACCGTCCGGTCCTGGACGAGATCGGCGACCGGCTCGGCCCCACGCTGCTGCTCGCCGGGGCCTCCCTGGTCCTGTGCACCGTCCTCGGTCTCGCGGCGGGCGTGGTCTCCGCCGTCCGGCAATATGGCTGGCAAGACAAAATTCTTACCCTACTGGTGCTGGTCGGCCTCTCGACGCCGTCCTTCTGGCTCGGCCTGATCCTGGTGCTGGTATTCTCGGTCCAACTCGGCTGGTTTCCGGTCAGCGGCATGTACGCGATCTATGGCGGCGGCGACTTCGCCGATCTGCTGCATCATCTGGCGCTCCCCGCGATCACGCTGGCGGTGGTCGCGATAGGCGTAATCGCGCGCCTGACCCGCTCCACCATGCTGGAAGTTCTGCGTCAGGACTTCGTCCGCACCGCGCGCGCCAAGGGCCTTGGCGAAGGAATAGTAACCTATAAACACGCGCTCCGCAACGCCCTCGTCAACATCGTCCCGGTGATCGGCATCCAGACCGGCTTCGTGCTGGGCGGCGCCGTCTATATCGAGACGGTATTCCAGTGGCCCGGCATCGGCAGGATGCTGGTCACCGCGATCTCGACCCGTGACATCCTGCTGGTGCAGGGCGGCGTCCTGGTGGTCGCCGCCTGCTACGTCCTGATCAACCTTGCGGCTGATCTGGTGCAGCACATGCTCGACCCGAGGATCGGCACATGACCGCGGCCGAAGCCCCCGCCGTGGCCGAAACCGCCGCCGGGCGCCGCGCCCAGCGGCCCGGCTGGTGGGCGCGGCTCCGGCGGAACCACTTGGCGGTCCTGGGTCTCGCGATCCTGGCAGCGATCGTGCTGGTCGCCGTCGCGGCGCCGATCCTGCCCCTGCCCGATCCCAACGCCACCGACCTGCCGGCCCGGCTGGCGCCCCCCTTCAGCCCCGGCCATCTTCTCGGCGCGGACCAGCTCGGCCGGGACATGCTGTCGCGCATCGTCTGGGGTACCCGCGTCAGCCTCGCGGTCGGAGCCGTCGCGGCGCTGACCGCCGCCCTGGCCGGTTCCCTGATCGGGATCGTCGCCGGATTCTACGGCCGATGGGTGGACACGGTGCTGATGCGGGCCATCGACATGCTGATGGCCTTCCCCTACCTGCTGCTGGCCCTCGCCATCGTCGCGGCGCTCGGCCCGGGCCTGCTCAACGCGCTGTTCGCGATCTCGATTGTCAATATCCCGTTCTTCGCCCGCTCGGTCCGCGGCGTCACCCTGGGCCTGGTCCGCCGGGACTACGTGGACGCGGCGCGCCTGGGCGGACAGGGCGACTTCTCCATCCTGACCGGGGAGATCCTGCCGAACCTTCTACCGGTCATCGTGATCACCCTGTCCACGACGCTCGGCTGGATGATTTTGGAGACGGCGGGGCTCAGCTTCCTCGGCCTCGGCGCGCAGCCGCCGCAGGCCGACCTGGGCTCCATGCTGGGGGAGGCGCGCAGCCTCGTCCTGGTGGCGCCCCATGTGGCGCTGATCCCCGGACTGGTGATCCTTCTGCTGGTGATCGGCATCAACCTGGTCGGCGACGGCATCCGCGACATGCTCGACCCCCGCCTCCGGTCCGGCGGGCTGGCCCGGCCCGGCGCCGCGACCGAAGTAGCCCCCGACGCGGGATCCCGCGCAGGCGACCCGCCCGCTCCCGGCGCGCTGCTGAGCGTGCGCAACCTCAGCACCCATTTCCTCCTGGGGGAGGAGCGCTACAAGGCGGCCGACGATGTCGGCTTCGACCTCGCCCCCGGCGAATGCCTCGGCATCGTCGGGGAGTCCGGATCGGGCAAGTCGGTCACCGCCCTGTCGATCCTCGGACTGGTCCCGACGCCGCCGGGCCGAATCGTCAGGGGCCGCATCCGCTACCGCGGCCGGGACCTCCTCGGCATGAAGCTCGCCGACCTGCAAGAGCTGCGCGGCAACCGGATCGCCTATATCTTCCAGGACCCGCTGGGAACGCTCAACCCGCTGCTGACCGTGGGCGAGCAGATCGCCGAGACGGTCCGGCGCCACCAGGGCAAGACCCGGGCGGAAGCCATGGCCCGCGCGGTCGAGCTGATGGACCGGGTCCGCATCCCCGACGCGGCGGAGCGGGCCTCGTCCTACCCGCACGAGCTGTCGGGCGGGCAGCGCCAGCGCATCGGCATCGCCATGGCGCTTGCCAACGACCCCGACATCATCATCGCGGACGAGCCGACCACGGCGCTGGACGTGACGATCCAGGCGGAGGTGCTGGACCTGCTGCGCGACCTCCGCCGCGAGCGCGACACCGCCCTGCTGTTCATCACCCACGACTTCGGCGTGGTGTCCGACCTGTGCGACCGGGTGATGGTGATGTATGCCGGCCGGGTCGTGGAGACCGGCACGGTGGCCGAGGTTCTGCGCGACCCGCGCCATCCCTACACCCGCCGCCTGCTGTCCTGCGTGCCGGTCCTGGGCCAGCCGGAGCGTGCCCTGGACGCGATCCCCGGACTGCCCCCCGCGGTCAACCGCCTGCCCCGCGGCTGCCATTTCGCCGACCGGTGCGACCGCGTGGTGGACCGCTGCCGGACCGCCGATGTCCCGCTCGACCCCCTGGCTCCCGGCCGGGCCTCCCGCTGCATCCGGGCGCGCGAAGCATGAGCGGACCCCTGCTGGAAGCCCGCGACCTGCACAAGAGCTTCGGCGGCGGCTGGTCCCGCAGACCGGCGATCCTGGCGGTGGACGGCGTCGGCCTGGCCGTCCGCCCCGGCGAGACGCTGGGCATCGTCGGCGAATCAGGGTCCGGCAAGTCGACGCTCGCCCGCCTGCTGGCCGGGCTGGAGACGCCGACCTCCGGAACGGTGCTGATCGACGGCGCCGAAGTCGGCCGGCGCCGTTCAAGGGAACTCCACCGCAAGGTACAGTTCGTCTTCCAGGACCCCGGCGGCGCGCTCAACCCGCGCAAGGCGATCTCCAGCATCCTGGAGGCGCCGCTGATCCATCTGCTGGACATGCCGAAACCCGACCGCCGCAAGCGCGTCGCCGAGCTGATGGACCTCGTCAATCTGCGCCCCGAGTTCCTGGACCGCTATCCCCACGAGTTCTCCGGCGGGCAGGCCCAGCGCATCGGCATCGCCCGCGCGCTCGCCGCCGATCCCCGCCTGATCATCCTGGACGAACCCGTCTCCGCCCTGGACGTGTCGATCCAGGCCCAGATCCTGAACCTGCTGAACCGCCTGAAGAAGGACCTGGGCCTCGCCTATGTCTTCATCAGCCACGACCTCGCCGTCGTGGAATCCCTGTGCGACACCGTGGCCGTGATGCGGCAGGGCCGGATCGTCGAGCAGGCGCCGCGCCGCATCCTGTTCGGCTCCCCGCGGCACCCCTATACCCGCACCCTGCTGGCCAGCGTGCCAAAGTTCTGCACGCCATGAAATTTCCCGGACTCTGACATCACCGCTCGACGCGGTCCAAGTCAGCCCGTTCCCCCCGCTTCACGGTCCCACGCCCGCCGCCCCTGGACATAGGTCGCGGCCACCGCCCGGTCGTCGCCCAGCGTCATCAGGACGAACAGCTCCTCGTCCAGGTTTCCGTCCACCGTCTCCATCCGATGCGCCATGGCCGGCGTCGCCCGCGCGTCCAGCACCGCCAGGTCGGCGAAGCAGCCCGGCTCGATCGTTCCGATGGTGCCTCCCAGCCCCAGGCTCAGCGCGTTGCCGCGCGTCATCATGTGGAAGGCGGACAGCGCCGGCAGGTTCTGGCCGCCGAGCTGGAGCACCTTGTAGCCCTCCGCCGCCGTGCGCAGCATGGAATAGCTGGTGCCGCCGCCGACGTCGGTGGCGATCGACACCCGCACCGGATGCCCGCCGCGCGCCAGCCGGTCCAGATCGAACAGTCCGCTGCCGATGAACAGGTTGGATGTCGGGCAGAACACCGCGACCGACCGGCTCTCCGACAGCCGCCGGACCTCGTCCTCCTCCAGGTGGATGCAGTGGCCGAACAGCGAGCGCTCGCCCAGCAGCCCGTAGCGGTCGTAGACGTCGGTATAGTGGCGCGCGTCCGGGAACAGGCCGCGCACCGTCTCGATCTCCCGCAGGTTCTCCGACAGGTGGGTCTGCATGTAGACGCCGGGGAACTCCCGGTTCAGCGCGCCCGCCGCCTCCAGCTGCGCCTCGGTCGAGGTGATCGCGAAACGCGGTGTCACGGCGTAGAGCTGCCGGCCCCTGCCGTGCCAGCGGCCGATCAGCTCCCGGCTGTCGTCATAGGCCGACTGCGCCGTGTCGCGCAGGCCCGGCGGCGCGTTGCGGTCCATCATCACCTTGCCGGCGATCATGGCGGTTCCGCGCCGCTCCGATTCCGCGAAGAAGGCGTCGACCGAACCGGGGTGGACGGTCGCGTAGACCACCGCCGTGGTCGTGCCGTTGCGCAGCAGCTCGTCCAGGAAGAAGGTGGCGTTGCGAACCGCGTGCGCGGCGTCGGCGAAGCGCTGCTCCTCGACGAAGGTGTATTTGTTCAGCCATTCCAAAAGCTGCGCGCCATAGGACGCGATCACCTGGGTCTGGGGGAAATGGATGTGGGTGTCGATCAGACCGGGTACGATCAGCCCGTCGGGATGATGGTCCACCGGTGTCCCAGGAGGCAGGCCGGAAAGAAGAACCGAGGCTTCGCCGACCTCCGCGATCCTGCCGTCCCGAACGACCACCAGCCCGTCGCCGATCAGGCGGTAGCTTGCCGTATCGCCCGGCCCGGCCGGTTCGGCGGTGAAGCTCAGCAGCCGTCCGCGGATAGCCTTCGGCTTCGGCGCCGATCCTGCCATGTCCCTCATCCTCTCGCCACCCATCAATGACAATAATCCTATACCCTATCTCGCGCCGGCGGTCCAGGCCGCCAGCACCCGCCGTTCTTCCGACGTCATCATGGTGATGTTGCCCGGCGGCATGGCGTCGGACAACACGGCCTGCAGCCGGATCTGACCGGCATGGCGCTGGATCTCGTCCGGCGTGTCGAGCCGGACGCCGCGGGGGGGCGTGGGCAGACCTTCCCAGGCGGGAACTTCGGCGTGGCACATGCTGCACCGGGTCAGGATGACCTCCTCGGCCTGGGCGAACTCGACCGGCTCGGCCCCGTTGACGGTGGAGGCCAGCGCATCGGCGTTCGGACCCAGCGCGCTCAGCCAGATGATGCCGGCGACCCCGGCGACCGCAACGCCCCAGGTCCACCACGGCGTCGGCTTGCCGGCGTGGCGGCTGTTGAAGAAGTGGCGGATGGTGGCGCCGACCACCAGCACCAGGGCCACGATCGCCGGGACGTGGCCGGTCCCGAAGGCCAGCGGGTAGTGGTTGCTGACCATCAGGAACAGCACCGGCAGCGTCAGATAGTTGTTGTGCATGGAGCGCTGCTTGGCCTCCTTCCCCAAGGCCGGATCGGGCGTGCGCCCGGCCAGCAGGTCGGCCACGACCTTCTTCTGGTTGGGGATGATGGTGTGCGCGACGTTGGCCGCCATCATGGTGCCGATCAGCGCGCCGACCTGGAGCATGGCGCCGCGCCCGCTGAACACCTCGGAGAAGCCCCAGGCCGCCAGTACCAGCAGGGCGAAGCCGGTCAGGATCAGCGTCGTGTCGTTGCGGCCCACGGGCGACTTGCACAGGCGGTCGTAGACGACCCAGCCCAGGACCAGCGAGCCGGCGCTGATCGCGATCGCCTGCCACTGGGAAAGCTCCATCACGGTCTGATCGGTCAGGAACAGGTCGGCGCCGCGGTAGTACAGCACGACCAGCAGGAAGAAGCCGCTGATCCAGGTCGCATAGGCCTCCCACTTGAACCAGGTCAGTTCGTCGGGCAATTGCGCCGGCGCGACGTTATACTTCACCATGTGGTAGAAGCCGCCGCCGTGGATCTGCCACGCCTCGCCGCTGGTGCCCTTCGGCAGGCCCTCCCGGCGGCGCAGGCTGGCGTCGAGATGGACGAAGTAGAAAGACGACCCGATCCACGCTATGGCCGTGATGACATGGAGCCACCGCAGCATGAAGTTCACCCATTCCCAAACGATCGCGTCCATCTCGACCTCTCCGCTGTTCCCCGCCCGCGCCCTTGCCGTTGGATGCGGTGCGGCATGAACGGTAAACGTGTTCACGCCGGCCGGGAAGCGGGGGCGTGCGGCAGGACCTTCAAACAATCCAGAAAGATCGCGAGTCCCGCCGCAGCGGGCGCGGTCGGGAAGGGATAGCGGGCGTGTCATTGCTGGAGAACATGCGGACCTTCGTCCGGGTCGTGGACATGGGCAACCTTTCGGCGGCCGGCCGCAGCCTCCGCATGTCGCCGGCCGTCGTCAGCCACCGGATCCAGCAGTTGGAGCAGCACCTTGGCGTGCGCCTGCTCAACCGGACGACCCGCCAGCTCCAGCCGACCGAGCACGGCCACATCTTCTATCGCGACTGCCTGGAAGTCCTGGACGCGGTCGAGCGCGCCGAGACCAACTTGGCCTCCGCGACCGGCGTGCCGTCCGGCAGCCTGCGGGTGACCGCGCCGCTGGGGTTCGGCCGCCGCGTGCTGGGGCCGATGATCCCCAGGTTCCGCGAGGCCTACCCGCTGGTCGACGTCCGCCTGAGGTTGTCCGACCACCTGATCGACCTGCTGCACGAGGCGGTGGACGTCGCGATCCGCATGGCGGTGCTGCGCGACAGCGCCTTCGTCGTGCGCAAGATCGCCGATTGCCCGCGCGTGCTGTGTGCGGCCCCCACCTATCTCGACGCCGCCGGCGAACCCGAGCGGCCGGAGGACCTGGCCGGCCACAACTGCCTGCTGCTGCGCTTCCCCGGCTCCCAGCAGTACCAGTGGAGCCTGAACACTCCCGACGGACCCGCCAAGGTAGCGGTGTCCGGCAGTTTCGACGCCGACTACGGCGAGGTGCTGACGGACTGGCTGCTGGACGGCCAGGGCATCGCCATGAAGCCGGTGTGGGAGGTGGCCGAGCATCTGCGCAGCGGCGCGCTGCGCGTCGTCCTGTCGGATTTCCCGCCGGAACCCGCCGTCCTCGCCGTGCTCTACCCGCACCGCACCCTGCTTCCTGCCAAGGCTCGCGCCTTCGCCGACTTCGTCGTGGCCGAGACCCGTGCCGCGCTGGCCGATGTCCTGGATTACGATCCCCGGGGCTGAGCCCCGCCCGGCGGGCCGCCGAACGCCGCGCCGAATACCTCCATCAGCCGCGCCGCCACCCGGTCGACCTCGTCCTCGGTCGTGAAGCGCCCCAGCCCGACCCGGATGCTGCCGAAGGCCTCCTCCGCCGAACGGCCCATGGCGAGCAGCACGTGGGACGGCCCGCCCTCGCCGCTGCTGCACGCCGACCCGGTGGACAGCGCCAGGTCGGGCAGGTCGAGCAGCAGGTCCGCCGCATCCGCGCCGGGAATCGTCACATGAAGGCAACCCGGCAATCCGCCGTCCCCCGCCGGGCTGTTGCGCCGAAGGCCCGGCAGGCCGGCCGCCAACGCGCCGAACAGCCGCTCGCGAAGCCCCGCCAGGCGGGCGGCGTCGGCTTCCCGACGTTCCCGCGCGATCCTGCACGCCGCACCCAGCCCGACGCACAGCGCGGTCGGCAGCGTTCCCGGCCGACGGCCGCCCTGCTGCCCTCCGCCGAACAGCAGCGGCCGGAGCGCCACTCCCTGCCGGACGAACAGCGCGCCGATGCCCATCGGTCCGTGCAGCTTGTGCCCGGACAGGCTCAGCAGGTCGATGTCCTGCGCCCCGACGTCGATCCTTCCCGTGGCGAGGAGCTGGACCGCATCGGTATGAAACAGACCGCCCGCCCCGTGGCAGCCCCGCGCCAGTTCGCCGATGGGCTGGATCGTCCCGACCTCGTTGTTGGCCGCCATGACGGAGACCAGCGCCGGCTCCCCGCCCTCCAGCGCCCCGGGATCGACCCTTCCGGCACTGTCGACCGGCAGCAGTCGGATCGGGTGTCCGCGCCGCGCCAATTCGACGACGCAAGCCAGCACGCTGGGGTGCTCGACGGCGGACGCCACGACCGCCCACCCTTCCGGCACCGCGCCCAGCAGCGCCAAGCCGTTCGCCTCCGTGGCGCCGGATGTGAACAGGATCTCGCCGGGCCGGGCGCCGATCAGCGCCGCGACCTCGCCCCTCGCCCGCTCGACCGCCTCCCCCGCGAGCCAGCCGGCCCGGTGCCCGGCCGAGTGGGGATTGCCTGCCCTGTCCGGCGCCAGCCAGGGTAGCATCTCGTCCAGAACAGCCGGGTCGAGCGGCGTGGACGCCATATGGTCCAGATAGATCCGGTCCAAGGGATGCCCTACTCGCGCCCGACTTCCCCCAGGCCTTGCAGATGGTCGGCCGACGCGCCGCGGAAGCCGGTCGCCACCACGTAGGTCTCCGCGGAATCCGCCCGGCTGGCCGGAGGCTTGGCATGCTTGACCGACGCGAAATCACGCTTCAGCCGATCCAGCAACTCCCGCTCGGTGCCGCCCTGGAACACCTTGGCGACGAAGGCGCCGCCGGGTGCCAGCACCTGGGCGGCGAAATCATAGGCCAGCTCGGCCAGGGCCATGATCCGGATATGGTCGGTCTGGGGATGGCCGGTGGTCGGCGCCGCCATGTCGCTGAGCACGATGTCGGCCGGCCCGTCCAGCGTGTCCTTCAGACGGTCGGGCGCGTCGTCGTCGTTGAAATCGCACTGGAAGGTGATGGCGCCTTCGACCGGATCCATCTCCAGTATGTCGAGGCCGATGACCTTGCCCTTGCCGTTCTGCGGCTTCACCCGCTCCACCGCGACCTGGGTCCAGCCGCCCGGAGCGGCGCCCAGGTCGACCACCCGCTTGCCCGGCGCCAGCATGCGGAACTTGTCGTCGAGTTGGAGCAGCTTGAACGCGGCGCGGCTGCGGTAGCCGCGCTTCTGCGCTTCCGCGACGTAGGGGTCGTTGAGCTGCCGCTGCAGCCACAGGGTGGACGACAGGGAGCGCTTCTTGGCGGTCTTCACCCGCACGCCGAAATTGCGGCCGCTGGGCGTGTTCGGTCCGGAGGATTTGCTGGTCATGGTGCCTGATATAGGAAGTGCAAGCCGGTTTCACGCGGCGAATTTCGCTTCGAAGCGCTCTTCAGGCCCCGTTGGCGGCGATCAGGTCGACCAGGATGCCCTCGCGCAAGCCGCGGTCGGCGATGCGCAGCCGGGTGACCGGCCAGGTGTCGCAGATGGCCTCCAGCACGGCGCAGCCGGCGACGACGAGGTCGGCGCGCTCCCGCCCGATGCAGGGATAGGCCGCGCGGCCGGCGAAATCCAGCTCCAGCAGCCGGCGGCTGACCGCCCGCGCGTGGTCGATCTGGAGATAGCTGCCGTCCACCACCGACCGCTCGTAGCGCTGAAGCCCGAGATGGATGCCGGCCAGCGTGGTAACGGTGCCGGAGGTGCCGAGCATCTGCACCTCGCCGCGCTCGACCGAGCGGCGGATGCCGTTCCGCCCCTCGAACGCGGCCAGCGCCTCCGCGATCTCGTCCACCATGGTCACGTAGGTGGACGCCGACACCCGGTCGCCGCCATAGGACTCGGTGAGTCCCACGACGCCCTGGGGGACCGAGATCTGGTCGATCATGCGCGGCCGTCCGCTGCCGCCCAGTTCCAGCCACATCAGCTCGGTCGAGCCGCCGCCGATGTCGAAGACGAGCGCGTTGCGCACGGCGGGGTCGAGCAGCGGCGCGCAGCCGGCCAGCGCCAGCCGCGCCTCCTCGTGGGTCGAGATGATGTCGAGCGGGATGCCGGTCTCGCGCTCCACCAGGTCGATGAAGTCGTCGCAGTTCTCGGCCCGGCGGCACGCCTCGGTCGCGACCGCCCGCACCGCCGTGACCCCGCGCCGCTCCAGCTTCGCGGCGCAGATGCGGAGCGCCGCCAGCGAGCGTTCCATGGCGGCCTCGGACAGCATCCGCGTACGGCTGACGCCCTCACCCAGCCGGACGATGCGCGAGAACGCGTCGATCACGCGGAACCCGCCTGCGACCAACGGCTTCGCCACGAGCAACCGGCAATTGTTGGTGCCGAGATCGAGCGCGGCGAAAACCGGCCGCGCGTACGAAGCCGGGCGCATGCCCGCCGCCGTCCCCTGCCGATCAATGCCCAACTCGATGTTCACGCTGCCCCCAACCGTCTCCGCCGACGCCCCGATTGGCCGACCATGGCTGAACATGATCAATCCGGGCCGAATGCCCGGATTGATCATGGTAGCTCAATCCTCCCCCGCGATGAAAGGATGCCTTTCGGCGGCGACCTCCGATAATTCGTCGGCTGGCGGGAGAACGACGGGGACGCCGGCGGGAGGCGTGGGCCGGGACGTGGTGAAAGGCGTACCCCCGGGGCATGTCGTCATCTGTCATCATGGAGACGCATCCGGCGCTGGATTCCCGCGCCCGGACCGTGGGTCTTCGCACCGGTGCGCTGCGGATGACCACCGTTGTTTCCTGCTATTCACGGTTAAATGATCCGGCGCGACGGCTCGGGATACCCTACCACGTCAACCGTAAAGATTATAATCCTGACATGCGCCGGGTTGGCCGGAAGGACCCGATATCCGGCGTCGCGAGCGAAAAAAGTTGGAAAAAGGGCTTTCGCACGCCGAACCGCTTTGCTATACACCGGCACCCGAGCAGAGGACAGCGCCGATACGAAGCGTACTGGACTGAAGCTTGATGGGGGATCGTCTAGTGGTAGGACAGCGGACTCTGACTCCGCCAGCCTAGGTTCGAAT contains:
- a CDS encoding ABC transporter permease; amino-acid sequence: MLSYALRRLAMIVPVLFGISVIVFLIMALIPGDPALAILGSFATPENVAGLRRDLGLDRSLVEQYGIWLGNLLRGDFGRSYSLNRPVLDEIGDRLGPTLLLAGASLVLCTVLGLAAGVVSAVRQYGWQDKILTLLVLVGLSTPSFWLGLILVLVFSVQLGWFPVSGMYAIYGGGDFADLLHHLALPAITLAVVAIGVIARLTRSTMLEVLRQDFVRTARAKGLGEGIVTYKHALRNALVNIVPVIGIQTGFVLGGAVYIETVFQWPGIGRMLVTAISTRDILLVQGGVLVVAACYVLINLAADLVQHMLDPRIGT
- a CDS encoding dipeptide/oligopeptide/nickel ABC transporter permease/ATP-binding protein, which translates into the protein MTAAEAPAVAETAAGRRAQRPGWWARLRRNHLAVLGLAILAAIVLVAVAAPILPLPDPNATDLPARLAPPFSPGHLLGADQLGRDMLSRIVWGTRVSLAVGAVAALTAALAGSLIGIVAGFYGRWVDTVLMRAIDMLMAFPYLLLALAIVAALGPGLLNALFAISIVNIPFFARSVRGVTLGLVRRDYVDAARLGGQGDFSILTGEILPNLLPVIVITLSTTLGWMILETAGLSFLGLGAQPPQADLGSMLGEARSLVLVAPHVALIPGLVILLLVIGINLVGDGIRDMLDPRLRSGGLARPGAATEVAPDAGSRAGDPPAPGALLSVRNLSTHFLLGEERYKAADDVGFDLAPGECLGIVGESGSGKSVTALSILGLVPTPPGRIVRGRIRYRGRDLLGMKLADLQELRGNRIAYIFQDPLGTLNPLLTVGEQIAETVRRHQGKTRAEAMARAVELMDRVRIPDAAERASSYPHELSGGQRQRIGIAMALANDPDIIIADEPTTALDVTIQAEVLDLLRDLRRERDTALLFITHDFGVVSDLCDRVMVMYAGRVVETGTVAEVLRDPRHPYTRRLLSCVPVLGQPERALDAIPGLPPAVNRLPRGCHFADRCDRVVDRCRTADVPLDPLAPGRASRCIRAREA
- a CDS encoding ATP-binding cassette domain-containing protein, which encodes MSGPLLEARDLHKSFGGGWSRRPAILAVDGVGLAVRPGETLGIVGESGSGKSTLARLLAGLETPTSGTVLIDGAEVGRRRSRELHRKVQFVFQDPGGALNPRKAISSILEAPLIHLLDMPKPDRRKRVAELMDLVNLRPEFLDRYPHEFSGGQAQRIGIARALAADPRLIILDEPVSALDVSIQAQILNLLNRLKKDLGLAYVFISHDLAVVESLCDTVAVMRQGRIVEQAPRRILFGSPRHPYTRTLLASVPKFCTP
- the guaD gene encoding guanine deaminase, coding for MAGSAPKPKAIRGRLLSFTAEPAGPGDTASYRLIGDGLVVVRDGRIAEVGEASVLLSGLPPGTPVDHHPDGLIVPGLIDTHIHFPQTQVIASYGAQLLEWLNKYTFVEEQRFADAAHAVRNATFFLDELLRNGTTTAVVYATVHPGSVDAFFAESERRGTAMIAGKVMMDRNAPPGLRDTAQSAYDDSRELIGRWHGRGRQLYAVTPRFAITSTEAQLEAAGALNREFPGVYMQTHLSENLREIETVRGLFPDARHYTDVYDRYGLLGERSLFGHCIHLEEDEVRRLSESRSVAVFCPTSNLFIGSGLFDLDRLARGGHPVRVSIATDVGGGTSYSMLRTAAEGYKVLQLGGQNLPALSAFHMMTRGNALSLGLGGTIGTIEPGCFADLAVLDARATPAMAHRMETVDGNLDEELFVLMTLGDDRAVAATYVQGRRAWDREAGGTG
- a CDS encoding urate hydroxylase PuuD translates to MDAIVWEWVNFMLRWLHVITAIAWIGSSFYFVHLDASLRRREGLPKGTSGEAWQIHGGGFYHMVKYNVAPAQLPDELTWFKWEAYATWISGFFLLVVLYYRGADLFLTDQTVMELSQWQAIAISAGSLVLGWVVYDRLCKSPVGRNDTTLILTGFALLVLAAWGFSEVFSGRGAMLQVGALIGTMMAANVAHTIIPNQKKVVADLLAGRTPDPALGKEAKQRSMHNNYLTLPVLFLMVSNHYPLAFGTGHVPAIVALVLVVGATIRHFFNSRHAGKPTPWWTWGVAVAGVAGIIWLSALGPNADALASTVNGAEPVEFAQAEEVILTRCSMCHAEVPAWEGLPTPPRGVRLDTPDEIQRHAGQIRLQAVLSDAMPPGNITMMTSEERRVLAAWTAGAR
- a CDS encoding LysR family transcriptional regulator, which produces MRTFVRVVDMGNLSAAGRSLRMSPAVVSHRIQQLEQHLGVRLLNRTTRQLQPTEHGHIFYRDCLEVLDAVERAETNLASATGVPSGSLRVTAPLGFGRRVLGPMIPRFREAYPLVDVRLRLSDHLIDLLHEAVDVAIRMAVLRDSAFVVRKIADCPRVLCAAPTYLDAAGEPERPEDLAGHNCLLLRFPGSQQYQWSLNTPDGPAKVAVSGSFDADYGEVLTDWLLDGQGIAMKPVWEVAEHLRSGALRVVLSDFPPEPAVLAVLYPHRTLLPAKARAFADFVVAETRAALADVLDYDPRG
- a CDS encoding cysteine desulfurase family protein, coding for MDRIYLDHMASTPLDPAVLDEMLPWLAPDRAGNPHSAGHRAGWLAGEAVERARGEVAALIGARPGEILFTSGATEANGLALLGAVPEGWAVVASAVEHPSVLACVVELARRGHPIRLLPVDSAGRVDPGALEGGEPALVSVMAANNEVGTIQPIGELARGCHGAGGLFHTDAVQLLATGRIDVGAQDIDLLSLSGHKLHGPMGIGALFVRQGVALRPLLFGGGQQGGRRPGTLPTALCVGLGAACRIARERREADAARLAGLRERLFGALAAGLPGLRRNSPAGDGGLPGCLHVTIPGADAADLLLDLPDLALSTGSACSSGEGGPSHVLLAMGRSAEEAFGSIRVGLGRFTTEDEVDRVAARLMEVFGAAFGGPPGGAQPRGS
- a CDS encoding RlmE family RNA methyltransferase codes for the protein MTSKSSGPNTPSGRNFGVRVKTAKKRSLSSTLWLQRQLNDPYVAEAQKRGYRSRAAFKLLQLDDKFRMLAPGKRVVDLGAAPGGWTQVAVERVKPQNGKGKVIGLDILEMDPVEGAITFQCDFNDDDAPDRLKDTLDGPADIVLSDMAAPTTGHPQTDHIRIMALAELAYDFAAQVLAPGGAFVAKVFQGGTERELLDRLKRDFASVKHAKPPASRADSAETYVVATGFRGASADHLQGLGEVGRE
- a CDS encoding Ppx/GppA phosphatase family protein, with the translated sequence MNIELGIDRQGTAAGMRPASYARPVFAALDLGTNNCRLLVAKPLVAGGFRVIDAFSRIVRLGEGVSRTRMLSEAAMERSLAALRICAAKLERRGVTAVRAVATEACRRAENCDDFIDLVERETGIPLDIISTHEEARLALAGCAPLLDPAVRNALVFDIGGGSTELMWLELGGSGRPRMIDQISVPQGVVGLTESYGGDRVSASTYVTMVDEIAEALAAFEGRNGIRRSVERGEVQMLGTSGTVTTLAGIHLGLQRYERSVVDGSYLQIDHARAVSRRLLELDFAGRAAYPCIGRERADLVVAGCAVLEAICDTWPVTRLRIADRGLREGILVDLIAANGA